One Methanolobus sp. WCC4 DNA segment encodes these proteins:
- a CDS encoding 3-dehydroquinate synthase II, producing the protein MNNKMIWIKADEGNWDERKAVITTGMESGVDAILVDGADVDKVKELGNVKVAAFASADVEGADIIVVGKGGEGDGTKPLPPDYSGSLDVMTALRLKEQGLKVAAYVIIRNKDYENFAAEMGSICDYLITIGTDWQVIPLENLIAGLQKKDVKLFSGVQTSEQAKLAFETMEHGTDGVMLDTKDLSQIKKTAEVAESAGVGSLDIKTAVVTNVESIGMGDRVCVDTCNLMVKGEGMLVGSQANGMFLVHSESEESPYVASRPFRVNAGAVHAYIKVGEKTRYLSELKAGDQVTIVDGDGKQRTGVVGRVKIERRPLILVEAELDGKIIKNILQNAETIKLVTKDKEPIAVTDVKVGDEILVYSEDIGRHFGMKIEETIIEK; encoded by the coding sequence ATGAATAATAAGATGATATGGATAAAGGCCGATGAAGGCAACTGGGATGAACGTAAGGCTGTAATTACAACCGGAATGGAATCTGGAGTCGATGCCATACTGGTGGATGGAGCCGATGTCGATAAGGTGAAAGAGCTTGGAAATGTCAAAGTAGCTGCCTTTGCATCTGCCGATGTGGAAGGAGCGGACATCATAGTTGTCGGAAAAGGCGGAGAAGGCGACGGTACAAAACCATTACCACCAGATTACAGCGGTTCCCTTGATGTGATGACAGCACTTCGCCTGAAGGAGCAGGGCCTCAAGGTCGCAGCCTATGTGATCATCCGTAACAAGGACTACGAGAACTTCGCAGCAGAGATGGGAAGCATCTGTGATTACCTTATTACCATAGGAACAGACTGGCAGGTCATTCCTCTGGAGAACCTGATCGCAGGACTTCAGAAGAAGGATGTAAAGCTCTTTTCCGGTGTCCAGACATCAGAGCAGGCAAAGCTTGCATTCGAGACAATGGAACACGGCACAGATGGTGTAATGCTTGACACAAAGGATCTGAGCCAGATCAAGAAGACCGCAGAGGTCGCAGAAAGTGCAGGCGTCGGCAGTCTTGACATAAAGACAGCCGTAGTTACAAATGTCGAATCCATCGGCATGGGCGACAGGGTCTGTGTGGACACATGCAACCTTATGGTAAAAGGCGAAGGAATGCTTGTAGGTTCGCAGGCTAACGGAATGTTCCTTGTGCACTCAGAATCAGAGGAAAGTCCATACGTCGCATCCCGTCCGTTCAGAGTTAACGCAGGTGCAGTACACGCTTACATCAAGGTAGGAGAGAAGACACGCTACCTTTCCGAGCTCAAAGCCGGTGACCAGGTCACAATAGTTGACGGTGACGGTAAGCAGAGAACTGGTGTTGTCGGTCGGGTAAAGATCGAAAGAAGACCTCTCATCCTTGTGGAAGCTGAACTTGACGGCAAGATCATCAAGAACATACTGCAGAACGCAGAGACCATCAAGCTCGTCACAAAGGACAAGGAACCAATAGCAGTGACCGATGTAAAGGTCGGCGACGAGATACTTGTCTACTCAGAGGACATCGGTCGTCACTTCGGAATGAAGATCGAAGAGACCATTATCGAGAAGTAA
- a CDS encoding 2-amino-3,7-dideoxy-D-threo-hept-6-ulosonate synthase, whose product MTEIGKKIRIERIMHRDSRNMVIIPMDHGLSDGPIKGLTNVADTINKVANGGADAVLMQKGIVNHGHRGYGHDVGLIVHMSASTIMGPDPNNKVQVCSVEEVMKMGADAVSIHVNVGSETEADQLQKLGNVAEDCNYWGMPLLAMMYPRGKNITSPHDPELIGHVARVGAELGADVVKTLYTGDVDTFKDVVEGCPVPIVIAGGPKTNTDEEFLRMIEGAIEGGARGVAIGRNVFQHDDPTKITKAITEIVHYKKSVEEALEILK is encoded by the coding sequence ATGACAGAGATCGGAAAGAAGATACGCATCGAAAGGATAATGCACAGAGACAGCAGGAACATGGTAATAATCCCTATGGACCACGGTTTATCAGACGGACCGATAAAAGGCCTGACCAATGTGGCAGATACCATCAACAAGGTCGCAAACGGTGGAGCTGATGCTGTCCTCATGCAGAAAGGAATAGTCAACCATGGACACAGGGGCTACGGACATGATGTGGGACTCATAGTCCACATGAGTGCATCCACGATCATGGGTCCTGACCCAAACAACAAGGTCCAGGTATGTTCTGTTGAAGAGGTAATGAAAATGGGCGCTGATGCAGTCTCGATCCATGTGAACGTTGGCTCTGAGACAGAAGCAGACCAGCTCCAGAAACTCGGAAACGTGGCCGAAGACTGCAACTACTGGGGAATGCCACTCCTTGCGATGATGTACCCACGTGGCAAGAACATAACCAGCCCGCATGACCCTGAACTTATAGGCCATGTTGCCAGGGTCGGTGCAGAACTCGGCGCGGATGTCGTAAAAACACTTTACACCGGCGATGTAGATACATTCAAAGATGTCGTAGAAGGATGCCCTGTACCAATTGTGATCGCAGGCGGACCAAAGACCAACACCGACGAAGAATTCCTGAGAATGATCGAAGGTGCGATCGAAGGCGGAGCAAGGGGTGTAGCCATCGGAAGGAATGTGTTCCAGCATGACGATCCTACAAAAATTACAAAAGCCATAACAGAGATAGTGCACTACAAAAAGTCAGTAGAAGAAGCACTGGAAATCCTGAAATGA
- a CDS encoding ATPase domain-containing protein produces the protein MESKSTGIPGFNEISGGGLASPSTILIAGNPGSGRTILGIQSLCDAARNGEKVLYICITTRSESAIRERLESYEFYEEALNIHAFSISSVERDPLTMLVELGNIVTSQKPDRILIDPVTPIGFGFPEAERRRFIYSLSSAISEWNAIVYLTGTMSEDDVWRSVISDVVDGIVYMSQDIQRRGSRRSLKIMKMDNPSYIEGEHTFDISNTGISVYPRISLQDVEDTGEPARIDAGIAKFNELSRGGLFERSSTLIAGNTGTGKTLFGLHFIVQGARNGEPGVISSFEENPAELRRYASSLGLELEELEQKGLIRIIYTPPSEINACRHTVEVRKIAEEIGAKRILLDDISGFDYVFGDVVEKREHIANLLRVFKNMGLTSMLISGNRAAGNNILVAEIPMSSLADALVLLKHVEIGKEIKKTMSILKMHGSDHEKHLVAYDITSEGIQIGEFLKDI, from the coding sequence TTGGAAAGCAAATCAACAGGAATACCCGGTTTTAATGAGATATCAGGAGGAGGGCTTGCGTCCCCATCCACGATACTTATTGCAGGCAACCCAGGCAGCGGAAGGACCATCCTTGGGATCCAGAGCTTGTGCGATGCAGCCCGAAACGGAGAGAAGGTGCTTTACATCTGCATCACCACCAGATCAGAGAGTGCCATCAGAGAAAGACTGGAGAGCTATGAGTTCTACGAAGAGGCACTGAACATCCATGCATTCAGCATCAGTTCCGTTGAGAGGGATCCCCTGACAATGCTGGTCGAGCTTGGCAACATAGTGACCTCACAGAAACCGGACAGGATACTCATCGACCCTGTAACACCCATAGGATTCGGCTTCCCTGAGGCGGAAAGAAGGAGATTCATCTATTCCCTCAGTTCTGCGATCTCAGAGTGGAATGCCATTGTATACCTGACAGGAACAATGTCAGAGGACGATGTCTGGCGCTCTGTCATCAGTGACGTGGTAGATGGCATAGTCTATATGTCACAGGACATACAGAGAAGAGGAAGCAGGCGTTCGCTAAAGATAATGAAGATGGACAACCCCAGCTACATAGAGGGGGAACACACTTTCGACATATCGAACACAGGCATCAGCGTCTATCCAAGAATAAGTCTTCAGGACGTAGAAGATACAGGAGAGCCTGCAAGGATCGATGCCGGCATTGCGAAGTTCAATGAACTGAGCAGGGGAGGATTGTTCGAGCGCTCATCGACCCTGATAGCAGGGAACACCGGCACCGGAAAAACGTTGTTCGGGCTTCATTTCATAGTGCAGGGAGCAAGGAACGGAGAACCGGGAGTGATAAGTTCCTTTGAGGAGAATCCTGCCGAACTGAGACGTTATGCTTCGAGTCTCGGGCTTGAACTCGAGGAGCTTGAACAGAAGGGACTCATCAGGATAATATACACGCCACCTTCTGAGATCAATGCCTGCCGCCACACGGTGGAGGTAAGAAAGATCGCAGAGGAGATCGGGGCTAAAAGGATACTCCTTGATGACATATCAGGATTCGATTACGTTTTCGGAGATGTTGTTGAGAAAAGGGAACATATTGCCAACCTCCTGCGTGTTTTCAAGAACATGGGACTGACATCGATGCTCATCAGCGGGAACAGGGCGGCAGGCAACAATATACTTGTAGCCGAGATTCCAATGTCATCGCTAGCCGATGCATTGGTCCTTCTCAAACATGTGGAGATCGGCAAGGAGATCAAAAAGACCATGTCCATACTGAAAATGCATGGTAGTGACCACGAGAAACACCTTGTAGCATATGATATCACTTCAGAAGGAATACAGATAGGAGAATTCCTGAAGGATATCTGA
- a CDS encoding GMP synthase subunit A, whose protein sequence is MRELKILVINNYGQFCHLIHRSVRDLDMDTKIVANTTPVEDILDEEPDGLILSGGPSMDRVGIGAEYVESIDIPILGICLGHQLIAKTFGGEVTSGAAGGYADIEVEIVDEDEILKGIGPKTSVWASHADEVVKLPEDFIQLARSDICEYEAMRHIERPIFGVQWHPEVAHTEKGEQLLTNFFEVCEKY, encoded by the coding sequence ATGAGAGAATTAAAGATCCTTGTTATCAATAACTATGGGCAGTTCTGTCATCTTATCCATCGTTCAGTAAGGGACCTGGACATGGATACGAAGATAGTTGCCAACACAACCCCTGTTGAAGATATACTTGATGAAGAGCCGGACGGGCTAATACTCAGTGGCGGACCTTCGATGGACCGGGTAGGTATAGGTGCTGAATATGTGGAAAGTATCGATATTCCTATCCTTGGTATATGCCTTGGTCACCAGCTCATTGCAAAGACCTTTGGTGGTGAAGTGACATCAGGTGCAGCAGGTGGCTATGCAGATATCGAAGTCGAGATAGTCGATGAGGATGAGATCCTAAAAGGTATCGGACCAAAGACGTCTGTCTGGGCATCCCATGCTGATGAGGTCGTAAAACTCCCTGAGGATTTCATACAGCTCGCAAGGTCGGATATCTGTGAGTACGAGGCCATGAGGCATATAGAAAGGCCAATATTCGGTGTGCAGTGGCACCCTGAGGTTGCACACACCGAAAAAGGAGAACAGCTTCTGACGAATTTCTTTGAGGTATGTGAGAAGTACTAG
- a CDS encoding signal recognition particle protein Srp54, which translates to MVMDKLGNSLQDALKKIVKSGRIDERTVNEVVKDIQRALLQSDVNVKLVMQMSKQIKERALKEEVPSGMSPREHVIRIVYQELINIIGKSTDIPLKPQTIMMIGLQGSGKTTTTSKLARYFQRKGLKPAVVCADTFRPGAYQQLKTLCTRLNVAFYGEEGNPDAVGIVERGLKELEKNDILIVDTAGRHSLEGDLIKEMEDIHAVAKPDYKLLVLDGAIGQQASEQARAFNESVGISGVVISKLDGTAKGGGALSAVSETNSSIAFIGVGETPDDLERFEPDRFISRLLGMGDIKSLIEKAEEALGEEDFDMEAMLRGRFTLKDMYKQLESLNKMGPMKQIMQMLPLGGMGAKIPEDAYQVTGDKLGRYRVLMDSMTEEEMLNPRVIGSARIKRIARGSGCAPEDVRELLKYHKMMQTAMKGFRGGKFNMQKMMKKMGM; encoded by the coding sequence ATGGTAATGGATAAACTCGGCAATTCCCTGCAGGATGCCCTTAAAAAGATAGTCAAATCAGGCCGTATCGACGAACGTACCGTGAATGAGGTCGTCAAAGATATCCAGAGGGCTTTGCTCCAGTCCGACGTGAATGTCAAGCTGGTCATGCAAATGTCAAAACAGATCAAGGAGCGTGCACTGAAAGAAGAAGTGCCCTCCGGTATGAGCCCCAGGGAACATGTAATAAGGATAGTCTACCAGGAACTCATCAATATCATAGGCAAGAGTACCGATATCCCACTCAAGCCACAGACCATCATGATGATAGGTCTTCAGGGAAGCGGTAAGACCACTACAACATCAAAACTTGCACGTTATTTCCAGAGGAAAGGACTCAAACCAGCCGTAGTCTGTGCCGATACGTTCAGACCGGGTGCATACCAGCAGCTAAAGACCCTCTGTACAAGGCTCAATGTCGCATTCTATGGAGAGGAAGGCAACCCTGATGCTGTCGGAATTGTGGAAAGAGGCCTGAAAGAGCTTGAGAAGAACGACATACTTATCGTTGACACAGCCGGTCGCCACTCACTTGAAGGTGACCTGATCAAGGAAATGGAAGATATCCATGCCGTGGCAAAACCTGATTACAAACTGCTCGTCCTGGACGGTGCTATCGGACAACAGGCAAGTGAGCAGGCACGTGCCTTCAATGAATCTGTAGGGATATCAGGCGTGGTCATCTCAAAACTCGATGGTACCGCAAAAGGTGGTGGTGCACTTTCTGCAGTATCCGAGACTAATTCATCTATAGCTTTCATTGGTGTCGGAGAGACACCTGACGACCTTGAAAGGTTCGAACCTGACAGGTTCATATCAAGACTTCTCGGAATGGGAGACATCAAGAGTCTCATCGAGAAGGCAGAGGAAGCCCTTGGAGAAGAGGACTTTGACATGGAAGCAATGCTCCGTGGCAGGTTCACCCTCAAGGACATGTACAAGCAGCTTGAAAGCCTCAACAAGATGGGACCCATGAAACAGATCATGCAGATGCTGCCACTTGGCGGCATGGGTGCCAAGATACCTGAGGATGCCTATCAGGTAACCGGAGACAAGCTCGGACGTTACAGGGTCCTCATGGATTCCATGACAGAAGAAGAGATGCTCAACCCCAGAGTTATCGGAAGTGCCCGCATCAAGAGGATCGCCAGAGGCTCAGGATGCGCACCGGAAGATGTCAGGGAACTCTTAAAATACCACAAGATGATGCAGACCGCAATGAAAGGATTCCGCGGTGGCAAGTTCAATATGCAGAAAATGATGAAGAAAATGGGAATGTGA
- a CDS encoding DMT family transporter — protein MELSVILFGLAAALCWGSADFSGGVASKRNGAMIVVVISQITGIILLASYATISGENIPSGNDIMWSVLAGLAGGAGLVALYHALATEKMGIVGPITAVGSAMVPMIFGSLTEGLPSVSQITGFAFAFAGVWLITRGESEQSMELKRLRFPVIAGTGFGLFMILIDQVQGTEVFWPLVGSRSAAAILTFCMILYTGRKLRTSGIELLPFILLAGFLDTGGNVFYVLAARSGRLDVAAILTSMYPAITVLLAWILLKERLSRRQWTGVFAVMVAVVLIA, from the coding sequence ATGGAACTATCTGTTATTCTATTCGGGCTTGCAGCCGCACTTTGCTGGGGATCTGCTGATTTTAGTGGAGGAGTTGCAAGTAAACGTAACGGAGCAATGATAGTCGTAGTCATCTCCCAGATCACCGGAATCATTCTTCTTGCTTCGTATGCAACAATTTCAGGAGAGAACATACCTTCCGGAAATGACATCATGTGGAGTGTTCTGGCAGGACTGGCAGGCGGTGCAGGACTTGTAGCCCTGTACCATGCGCTTGCAACTGAGAAAATGGGAATCGTGGGACCTATCACAGCGGTCGGGAGTGCCATGGTCCCGATGATATTCGGGTCGTTGACCGAAGGATTACCATCCGTCAGCCAGATCACAGGATTCGCCTTTGCGTTTGCAGGAGTCTGGCTTATCACAAGAGGCGAGAGCGAACAGAGCATGGAACTGAAAAGACTTAGATTCCCGGTGATAGCAGGCACAGGTTTCGGTCTTTTCATGATACTTATCGACCAGGTACAGGGCACCGAGGTCTTCTGGCCACTGGTGGGATCAAGGTCAGCAGCAGCGATACTCACATTCTGTATGATACTCTACACAGGCAGAAAACTGAGGACATCCGGGATAGAGCTCCTGCCATTCATACTTCTTGCAGGTTTCCTCGACACTGGAGGGAACGTATTCTACGTGCTTGCTGCAAGGTCCGGTAGACTGGATGTTGCAGCCATCCTGACATCGATGTACCCTGCCATAACCGTGCTGCTGGCATGGATACTTTTGAAAGAGAGGCTAAGCAGAAGACAGTGGACAGGAGTATTCGCAGTCATGGTGGCAGTGGTACTGATTGCATGA
- a CDS encoding transposase — MEDICTVYKGVLFEDSIRNYVGKDNVSICRLLHSLNIDDIAQHVENNYYSNKDWHFKYRVSSMIKLTIVMCFRKLSFDKTISSLTDEEALLLRFVNTNDDISMPTGATLHHFVKYRLGENGFREIMQKVASRILDLTSSKDLKTDSTPIEASRYDKHSDYNPHYNCKMDKAHITLIGTCPLYMTYTKGLAHDSPQLEQHIEFLKRLNPEVDSYALDGAYDSFTNYADIWNDLNVNPTISLPSDAVVSEEGRIERINHWMNKMWKSGGDPHFPLNRKLKFLYKHGRSKQVGMYLRNQNMEDAEFQKKKGTRQDCERFHKHVKHILKFDVRSIRKGSRELYVTMNFVVYQLMLIANLQNKVKNPNSFANYV; from the coding sequence ATGGAGGATATTTGTACTGTGTATAAAGGAGTCCTCTTTGAGGACTCCATTCGAAACTACGTTGGTAAAGATAATGTGTCAATTTGCCGGTTGCTACATTCTCTTAATATCGATGATATCGCACAGCATGTTGAAAACAACTACTATTCCAATAAAGACTGGCATTTCAAGTATCGTGTTTCTTCTATGATAAAACTCACCATTGTCATGTGTTTCAGAAAACTCTCATTTGACAAAACTATCTCATCGCTAACAGATGAAGAAGCTCTGCTTCTTCGTTTTGTTAATACGAACGATGATATTTCAATGCCAACTGGAGCAACACTTCACCACTTTGTGAAATACAGGTTAGGAGAAAATGGATTCCGGGAAATAATGCAAAAAGTAGCTTCGAGAATACTAGATCTAACATCTTCAAAGGACCTAAAAACAGATTCAACACCTATTGAAGCTTCTAGGTACGACAAGCATAGTGATTATAATCCGCATTATAACTGTAAAATGGATAAAGCGCATATCACATTAATCGGAACTTGTCCATTGTACATGACGTATACAAAGGGACTGGCACATGATTCTCCACAACTGGAACAGCATATTGAGTTCTTGAAAAGATTGAATCCTGAAGTTGATTCATATGCTTTGGATGGTGCATATGATTCATTCACTAACTACGCAGATATCTGGAATGATCTTAATGTGAATCCTACAATATCCCTTCCTTCTGATGCTGTTGTCAGTGAGGAAGGAAGAATAGAGAGAATCAATCATTGGATGAACAAGATGTGGAAAAGTGGGGGAGACCCCCACTTTCCACTTAACAGAAAATTGAAGTTCCTCTACAAACATGGAAGGTCAAAGCAAGTTGGAATGTATCTAAGAAATCAGAACATGGAGGATGCAGAATTCCAGAAGAAAAAAGGGACAAGACAAGATTGTGAAAGGTTTCACAAGCATGTGAAGCATATTCTCAAATTTGATGTTAGATCAATCAGAAAAGGAAGCAGAGAACTCTATGTTACCATGAACTTTGTTGTTTATCAATTGATGCTGATTGCAAATTTGCAAAACAAGGTCAAAAATCCAAATTCATTTGCAAATTATGTGTGA
- a CDS encoding phosphoribosyltransferase → MALPDKFKCVVTNWDYIYDLCREVANEVKASGYEPDMIVALARGGWFAGRVLCDFLGLDDLTSLKIEHYLGTALAGDEPLIRYPLADNAVAGKKILIVDDIADTGKSLMHSIEYVNEQEPAEVRTAALQYLDSSEYDPDFVGERLEEWAWVVFPWNFIEDMIDLISTLMTKEDKELWDVAAIRHGLYMYHSLDSFSFEIAQPGRLPEIMEEMHRRGVVCSVNEDGKQYWKLA, encoded by the coding sequence ATGGCCTTACCTGATAAATTCAAATGTGTTGTTACGAACTGGGACTACATCTACGACCTGTGCAGGGAAGTTGCAAATGAAGTGAAAGCTTCAGGGTATGAACCTGATATGATAGTCGCCCTTGCAAGAGGTGGATGGTTCGCAGGACGTGTGCTCTGTGATTTCCTGGGTCTTGATGATCTTACAAGCCTGAAGATCGAGCACTACCTCGGAACCGCACTCGCAGGTGATGAACCACTGATCAGGTATCCTCTTGCTGATAACGCTGTTGCAGGAAAGAAGATCCTTATCGTTGACGATATCGCTGACACAGGAAAGAGCCTGATGCATTCCATCGAATATGTGAACGAGCAGGAACCTGCAGAAGTGAGAACAGCAGCTCTTCAGTATCTGGATTCTTCTGAATATGACCCGGATTTTGTCGGTGAGCGTCTTGAAGAGTGGGCATGGGTGGTCTTCCCATGGAACTTCATCGAGGACATGATCGATCTGATCTCAACACTCATGACAAAAGAGGATAAGGAACTCTGGGATGTCGCTGCTATCAGACACGGTCTTTACATGTATCATTCACTTGACTCGTTCTCATTCGAGATCGCCCAGCCTGGCAGGCTTCCTGAGATAATGGAAGAGATGCACCGCAGGGGAGTCGTGTGCTCTGTGAACGAGGATGGAAAACAGTACTGGAAACTCGCTTAG
- the mtnP gene encoding S-methyl-5'-thioadenosine phosphorylase, with product MQENIKAKADIAIIGGSGIYDTNMLDNVREVDIDTPFGKPSDSITIGEHGNVTVCFLPRHGAGHRISPSELNSRANIFALKKLGVKRIIAASAVGSLKEEFKPLDIVIPDQIYDRTKSRPSTFFEDGIVVHMGFADPFCPETSKTIVDVASSKGYSVKEGGTYVCMEGPQFSTRAESRVYQALGFDIIGMTAIPEAKLAREAEICYSMIATVTDYDVWYEEDVTIEAIIENAMKNEAAVKDIIVSTLDKLSLEQNCMCKDALMGAITTDQSMIPYETKRRLDPLIGRYLED from the coding sequence ATGCAGGAAAACATCAAAGCTAAAGCTGACATCGCAATAATAGGTGGGAGTGGTATCTATGATACCAATATGCTGGATAATGTCCGTGAAGTGGATATCGATACCCCTTTCGGAAAGCCATCCGATTCGATCACAATCGGAGAACATGGTAATGTTACAGTATGTTTCCTTCCAAGACATGGTGCAGGCCACAGGATATCTCCATCCGAACTGAACTCAAGGGCTAACATCTTCGCTCTCAAGAAGCTCGGTGTCAAGCGCATAATCGCAGCATCTGCGGTTGGAAGTCTCAAGGAGGAGTTCAAGCCTCTGGACATCGTCATCCCGGACCAGATCTATGACCGTACGAAGTCCAGGCCATCAACATTCTTCGAGGATGGGATCGTGGTCCACATGGGATTCGCTGACCCGTTCTGTCCGGAGACATCAAAGACCATAGTGGACGTTGCAAGTTCAAAGGGTTACAGTGTCAAGGAAGGCGGTACCTATGTCTGTATGGAGGGTCCTCAGTTCTCCACACGTGCTGAGTCCCGGGTATATCAGGCATTGGGTTTTGACATAATCGGAATGACCGCTATCCCGGAGGCAAAGCTTGCCCGTGAGGCCGAGATATGCTACTCCATGATCGCCACGGTCACAGATTACGATGTATGGTATGAGGAAGATGTCACCATAGAGGCTATCATTGAGAATGCAATGAAGAACGAGGCTGCTGTGAAGGATATCATCGTGTCAACACTGGACAAGCTCAGTCTTGAACAGAACTGTATGTGCAAGGATGCCCTCATGGGTGCTATCACGACAGACCAGTCAATGATACCATATGAGACAAAAAGACGTCTTGATCCTTTGATAGGAAGGTATCTTGAGGACTGA